TTTCCTTCACCTCTCCGTCGACCCGCACATACAGGTAGCCTTTCTTCCGTACCTGCTCAAACAATTCCTTGTAGTGCCCTTTCCGGGTACGCACCAACGGTGCCAGGATATAAATGCGTTTTCCTTTATAATCACGGCGGATAAGGTCGAGAATCTGCTCCTCGGTATATTTCACCATTTTCTCTCCCGAAAGGTAAGAATAAGCGATGCCCGCACGCGCGAACAACAAGCGCAGGTAGTCATAGATTTCGGTAGTGGTCCCGACCGTAGAGCGAGGATTCTTGTTCGTGGTCTTCTGCTCAATGGAAATCACCGGACTCAACCCCGTAATCTTATCCACATCGGGCCGCTCCATTCCTCCCAGGAAATTGCGGGCGTATGCCGAGAAAGTCTCGATATACCTGCGCTGCCCCTCGGCAAAAATGGTATCGAACGCCAACGAAGACTTTCCGCTTCCGCTCAATCCGGTGATAACCGTCAGGCTGTCGCGAGGTATGTCTACATCTATATTTTTCAAATTGTGCACCCGGGCTCCCTGTACACTGATTGTTTCCTTTTCTTCTTTCATATCTTCTCAATGATATATCCTTGCAAAGATAGGGATTATTACGTTTTCCGCCAATACCTTGCCCGCATTTCGATGCATCAAAACGTCCATACACCTGCAATATCCGCCCCACATGCCGGACATATACCCGAAAAGCTTCCGGAAGAGACGGCATACCCTTCGCGCTTGACCAGCAAACTTCCGCACTTCGGGCAATAAGTGTTTTCGGCATCCGCCAACGAAGTATTGCCTATATACACAAAGCGCATGCCTTCTTCTTGCGCCATCCGCCAGGCAGAGAGCAAAGCCGATAAGGGAGTGGCATCGATGTTCTGCAATTTATAGCGGGGAAAGAAGCGGCTGATATGCAAGGGATTGTCCGCAAATCCGTGTTCCATTAACCAATGACACATTGCACGAATGTCTTCTTCTCCGTCACTGATACCGGGAATCAGAAGACGGGTAATCTCTATCCACACGCCGGCATCACGCATTGCCAATAAGGTGTCCAATATCGGCTGGAGCCGGACACGGCTTACCTTCCGGTAAACCTCGTCTGAAAATGATTTCAAATCGATGTTTACGGCATCGATAAAAGGCAGAAGGTCGCGTAAAGGCGCTTCATTCACATAGCCAGCCGTTACCAGCACGTTCTTCAGTCCGGCCTCTTGGCAAGCCGAAGCACAATCGCGCACATATTCCAGATACGTAAGCGGCTCGGTATAGGTATATGCCACCGCACTGCATCCGTACTTCTTAGCCAGGCGTACACAATCTTCGGGAAGCAAGGTCTGAGAAGGGATTTCCATCGGAGAAACCTGCGATACAGACCAGTTCTGGCAATTCAGGCACGAAAGGTTACACCCCGCCGAAGCGATAGAGAAACAAGTCGCTCCCGGCAAGAAATGAAACAAGGGTTTCTTTTCCATCGGGTCGGCGTGCATAGCGCATATACGTGCGTATGCCAACGAATATAGGTGCCCTCCCCGATTCATACGGCTCCGGCACCTCCCGCACTTAGCTTCATCTATCTTGCACCGGTGCGGGCAGAGCACACATACCACCGTCCCGTCGGGATTCGAAATATAATAAGCCGCTTCTTTCATCCGTATCGTTTTATTTTCCTTTTTATTCGCCGAATACAATCGCCTCGTACACATAGAGTTCCGCATCCTTCCAGCCGTTCCAAGCCAGACCTGCCTTATCGCGTGCGCAATGCCCCAAGAATTCTTCTTTTGTCCATCCCGTTTCCCCTGCCACCTGAGGAAGGAACGTCCCCCGATGCTCTCCTTTTATGATATAGATGCCATGCCGCCCCAACTGGAACTCATCGATGGATTGAATCTTCCGCAAAGGGGAAAGCACCGAAATCTCGATATCAATGTCTTTCATCTCGCTTTCTTCTACGGGATAGAAGCGCGGGTCTTCGAATGCGGCAAGTTTAGCCATATTAGCGACAAGACGGTGCAAAGGCAAAAAGCCTATCAGATTCCCGATACATCCCCGCAACTTTCCTCCCTTATGAAGGGTGACGAACGCACCGCAATGTTGTTGCAACGCAGGACTCATCTTCGTAGAATCGTAGGGCAAATCCGTCCGTCGGGCAAGTGCATAGTCAATGCTCCTACGGGCAATTTGCAAAAGTTGCGCCTTCTCATCCTCTGCCAGCACAAATGCACCTGTTTCTTCCTTCTTTACTATCGAAAAAGCATGATAGCCTACCACCCTGTCTTTATCTCCATAAACGGCATCGCCCGAATTGCAATAAGCCAAATGGCGGACTTGCAAATCCTTGCGTCCCTCCATTAATGAAAGGAGTACGGCGATAGGGCTTTGCCCGCACGCACTGGTCAACAATTGGGGCACACCCTCGCGGGCATTCATCTCCAACGCATCCAGAAACTTCCGGAGCGAACCGCTCTCAATTGCTTCTCCCGTGGCTTTATCTACCCGGTTGGCATCCTCGTACGAAGGATAATGCGAGAAGTCACTACTGATAACGAACAGATTATCCGAAGTAAAATAAGGCTGCAAAGCCTGGGCGATTCTTCTTAACTTTGCCAAGTCTTGCGTACCTATGATAATCGGTACGATGGAAGGGACATCGCGCAAATGTACTTGCAAGAGGGGCAATTGAACTTCCAGACAATGTTCACGGACGTGCGCCTCAGGCACATAGGTAAAGACTGTATCGGCACGCAGCAATGCATCGCATGCCTCCTTGTCTACTTGCACTTCACCCAACGGTGTAGCATAACTACCGAAAGCACCGTTCACCGAAGCACCGTCGAATGCAGCCCGATGGCTGGGACCGAGCAAGAATATCCGCTTATAAGCAGCATCCGCAGGGATTGCCTTTATGGCTTTGGATGCAATCGCACCCGAATAAACATAACCGGCATGCGGAACAATCACCGCTTGCATTTCCTTATCCGGTTCTACCGAAGAAGCATCGGACATGAACGATACTATCATCTTTCTCAACGTATCCGCCTTTGCCGGATAAAAAGCACCGGCAACCGCCGGCATACGGACACGCTTTTCACCCGAAGTACAGGCGTTTCCAATACTGTGTATCATAATCAATAGGATTAAAACAAACTTTCCTTTCGTATGCATGGCATCTCTCTTTATGCCGATAAATATAGCATAAAACCGGCACTCTATCAAGTCCGACTGACTTTTTTTCTTCTTTCCTGCCAAATAGGCAATCCCTTATGACAAACTTCTTCCTTCCGGCTCTCCGAAAGTTTAAAAGCAAAGGCATTTTGTTTAAAATAGTTTTCGCAAGTTTAAAAAACAAGCCATGCCGTCTGGCGGCACAGAGTTTGCACATCTGTAAGTGAACTTCGGAAGCCGAAAGGCAGAGGGAGTTCAAAAAGAATTGATAAACAAAGAACTTAAAAATAGGAGATTAAGATTATGACACCGAGCAGAAGAAATTACAGTCAAGAATGGTTACCGAGTATTTTCAATGACTTTTTCGATAACGATTGGATGGTAAAGGCCAACGCAACGGCACCTGCTATCAATGTTATAGAAAGCGACACCGACTACAAGGTAGAAGTCGCAGCTCCGGGTATGACGAAAGAGGATTTCAACATCCACTTGAGTGAAGACAACGAATTGGTCATCTCGATGGAAAAGAAGACCGAAAACAACGAAGAAGACAAGCAGAACAAGAAGTACTTGCGCCGCGAGTTCTCTTATACGAAGTTCCAACAGGCATTGGTTCTTCCGGACGATGTAGAAAAAGACAAAATCAACGCCAACGTCACCAACGGTGTATTGACCATCGAATTGCCGAAACGTACGCCTGAAGAAAAAGCCAAAATCAACAAAGTGATTGAAATTCATTAATAGTAACCAGTAGGCGGGAGCCGGAAACATCACACGATTAGATGTTTCCGGCTTTTTTATTTTACCCCTACATGGGCCATTTGCGGAATTCATGCGAATCAGGAGTTAAACGTAGTTATGTTCCACAGGAGTTATCACTTCGTTCAGGAGTTATACTTCACGCGGTATTTATTTTGTGCATTTTGTATAAGCTACTAGTAGAGACGATTGCACATCGTCTCTGCACATCGTCTCTGCACATCGTCTCTACAGAAGCGGCGCAAAAAGGTATTGGCATCTAACTCCCAGCCCGCACCGGCGGGCGATAACTACCTATAACTCCCTTTTAACTCCTGATTGGCATAATTCAATCTTTTATAGCGAAACAATATTGATTTGCGAAAAATAATGTATGCAAATATTCGCTTTTTATTTCGGATTGACTATATTTGTCGAAGACGGACATACAACCGACATCCTTGTAGACAAGTGTAATGAATATGGAAATAACAGAAATAAAAACCGACAAGAAACAATACCTTGACCTTCTGCTGCTGGCAGACGAACAAGAATCGATGATTGACCGCTACCTGGAAAGAGGTACAATGCATGTCATGCACCACGGAACAGATACCATAGGCATCGCCGTTGTAACGGACGAAGGAAACAAGGTATGCGAACTGAAAAACCTGGCTATTGCACCCTCTTTCCAACGGCATGGTTACGGACAGGAAATGATAAGCTATCTGTGCCGACTCTACAGCAAGCAGTTTACAACAATGATGGTAGGAACCGGAAACAGCATACAAACGGTCTCGTTTTACAAAAGCTGTGGTTTCACCTATTCGCATACGGTACCGGACTTCTTCACGCTCCACTATGACCATCCCATCATAGAAGACGGAAAAGTACTTACAGACATGCTGTATTTCCAGAAAAATCTGGCTTTTCCTTCATCTTGAAATTTCATTAGCAGAAGTATATCATATCGTGCGTAAGCCCCGATATCACTCCGGCTCAATCTCATTGGGCGAAGGAAGCTGCTTCCAGCCTTCACCGAACGTATCGTAAGCATCGGTCACTACCACGAAGGCACGCGGGTCGGCAAGCTTTATCGTGGCTTTCACGCCCGCCACTTCCTTGTAGCTCACTACCAAGAAAATCATTTCCTTCTCCTTCTTCGTGTACAAGCCGCTGCTCTTAATACATGTAGCGGTACGGTCCAAATCATTCAAGATATACTTATGCAAATCTGGCAACTCCTTCTCGCTGATAACGAATATCAGCTTGTCGTTCTTCGAGCCGTTTATCATATAAGCTATCACCCGCGATACGATGAAGATAGCTATCAACGAATACAAAGACAAATAAACGGAAGGTTCCTCGGATACTTCTCCGCTTCCCAATCCGAACCCAATCACCAACAAACCAAAGCAGACAACGATCCCGTCCACCAGCAATATCGCCCGCGAGAAACGGATGTGCATGTACTTCTGAAGCATCATTGCCACAATATCGCTCCCACCCGTAGTAGCCTGATTCTTCACCACAATACCGCTCCCGATACCTATCAGTACGGCACCCATCACGCAGGTCAGCATCAGATGGTCCGACAAGTCCATAATGCCTCCCAAAAGCTGAGACGGGTCAAGCGCATGCAAAGCTTCTTCCGTAGGATATACCAGACGCGACATGATGTTCATCAACAAAGGAGTGGTCAATGCAGCCGCAATGGTACGCGCCCCCAGCTTCGTGCCTAAAAAGATGACCGAAAGGATAAGCAACGGAATATCGAACATATACCCGAACGTACCTACCTGAACGGAAGGAAACAGGTTATGCAACACGATACTCGCCCCATACACACCTCCCGGCACAATGTTATATGGATTGATAAAAAACACAAAACCTGCCGCCAGGATGATACATCCCAGCAAAATATTCAGCCAACCGTTTATTTCTTTCTTCATATACAAACTCATTTTTATGCAGCAAATATACAAAGAAAGATTCAGATAAGCAAGTGCTCATTTCATCTTCTAAAGTCAACCAGAAGTGATTTTATAGTAAAATCTGTGTCCGTCTGTCCCCGTCTGCATTCTTTTATATTTTACGCGGTATGAAATTGTGCATTTTCTCACCACAGAAGACACAGGTACACAGAATCTTTTAAATTTTTATGAATGTCCGCATTTTGCCAATTAACTTGTAGGGACAGGGTTTGCCTGCCCGAATACATCCACGCAGGCGAATACGGACGGGCGAACCCCGCCCTTACATTGGCTCATTGCGGAATTCAATAAATAACATCTCTACCGGCCAAAACATTATAAGCTAATTGACTTATAAAATGGGGAAATAAGTAATTTAGCTTATTATGATGCGTTATAAGTCCTTAGTCTTATCTCGTTTAACTATCCTATTTTGAAAAGTATCTAGTGAAATCAAGAAAAGACACGCAACCAAGAGCCCCCGTAAACGAACATAAGTGATACGCCTGACTCACTTATGTAAATCACCCGACTCACTTATGTTAAACGGGCAACTCACTTATGTTCGTCAAAACGCATGCTTCGTTACCCCCAAGCACACAAAAAACGAATACGGCAAGCCAAGAAAAATTTTTCGTAGAAATTCAAAACAAGTTCTAAATTTCTCATGCCATTTGTTTATCTTTACTGCGGATTTGAGTAACGCAATGCTTATTATCTTAGTAAAGCTCGTTTCTATTCATCTTTATAAAAAGATAAGGAAACCTTGAGAAGCTGTTTTGAATTTATCGTACGATAATTTGGGATGAGTTTTTGAGGCATTTTCGCTTCTGTGATGAGGAAGATAGCGGGCTATCTGACGAAGAACAGGAGCGAAAAAGACCAAAAAATCGCCCAAAGCACGCACGAAAACGGATACATCAAGCCAAGAAAAACTTTTTGGAGAAATTCAAAACAGCTTCTGAATATAATGAATCGGCGGACTTGACCACTTTTTTGTTAATAGTCAGTTTAACAGACTATTGCTGGCGGAAATCAAATAAA
The Phocaeicola salanitronis DSM 18170 genome window above contains:
- the amrS gene encoding AmmeMemoRadiSam system radical SAM enzyme, encoding MKEAAYYISNPDGTVVCVLCPHRCKIDEAKCGRCRSRMNRGGHLYSLAYARICAMHADPMEKKPLFHFLPGATCFSIASAGCNLSCLNCQNWSVSQVSPMEIPSQTLLPEDCVRLAKKYGCSAVAYTYTEPLTYLEYVRDCASACQEAGLKNVLVTAGYVNEAPLRDLLPFIDAVNIDLKSFSDEVYRKVSRVRLQPILDTLLAMRDAGVWIEITRLLIPGISDGEEDIRAMCHWLMEHGFADNPLHISRFFPRYKLQNIDATPLSALLSAWRMAQEEGMRFVYIGNTSLADAENTYCPKCGSLLVKREGYAVSSGSFSGICPACGADIAGVWTF
- the amrB gene encoding AmmeMemoRadiSam system protein B, whose translation is MIHSIGNACTSGEKRVRMPAVAGAFYPAKADTLRKMIVSFMSDASSVEPDKEMQAVIVPHAGYVYSGAIASKAIKAIPADAAYKRIFLLGPSHRAAFDGASVNGAFGSYATPLGEVQVDKEACDALLRADTVFTYVPEAHVREHCLEVQLPLLQVHLRDVPSIVPIIIGTQDLAKLRRIAQALQPYFTSDNLFVISSDFSHYPSYEDANRVDKATGEAIESGSLRKFLDALEMNAREGVPQLLTSACGQSPIAVLLSLMEGRKDLQVRHLAYCNSGDAVYGDKDRVVGYHAFSIVKKEETGAFVLAEDEKAQLLQIARRSIDYALARRTDLPYDSTKMSPALQQHCGAFVTLHKGGKLRGCIGNLIGFLPLHRLVANMAKLAAFEDPRFYPVEESEMKDIDIEISVLSPLRKIQSIDEFQLGRHGIYIIKGEHRGTFLPQVAGETGWTKEEFLGHCARDKAGLAWNGWKDAELYVYEAIVFGE
- a CDS encoding Hsp20/alpha crystallin family protein, yielding MTPSRRNYSQEWLPSIFNDFFDNDWMVKANATAPAINVIESDTDYKVEVAAPGMTKEDFNIHLSEDNELVISMEKKTENNEEDKQNKKYLRREFSYTKFQQALVLPDDVEKDKINANVTNGVLTIELPKRTPEEKAKINKVIEIH
- a CDS encoding GNAT family N-acetyltransferase; this translates as MNMEITEIKTDKKQYLDLLLLADEQESMIDRYLERGTMHVMHHGTDTIGIAVVTDEGNKVCELKNLAIAPSFQRHGYGQEMISYLCRLYSKQFTTMMVGTGNSIQTVSFYKSCGFTYSHTVPDFFTLHYDHPIIEDGKVLTDMLYFQKNLAFPSS
- a CDS encoding YitT family protein is translated as MKKEINGWLNILLGCIILAAGFVFFINPYNIVPGGVYGASIVLHNLFPSVQVGTFGYMFDIPLLILSVIFLGTKLGARTIAAALTTPLLMNIMSRLVYPTEEALHALDPSQLLGGIMDLSDHLMLTCVMGAVLIGIGSGIVVKNQATTGGSDIVAMMLQKYMHIRFSRAILLVDGIVVCFGLLVIGFGLGSGEVSEEPSVYLSLYSLIAIFIVSRVIAYMINGSKNDKLIFVISEKELPDLHKYILNDLDRTATCIKSSGLYTKKEKEMIFLVVSYKEVAGVKATIKLADPRAFVVVTDAYDTFGEGWKQLPSPNEIEPE